From the genome of Methylomonas sp. UP202, one region includes:
- a CDS encoding HlyD family secretion protein has protein sequence MSEVRGHGPRAALRRRNRRLRWTLIACVTVALAYAARGWWLDRHWVSTDDAFVAGHVLGVEAQTAGTVVEILAEDTQAVAAGQLLVRLDGRHAEIGLRQAEAELADAVRRIAALAAKRDTLRQRLAVRGAALAAVRHDLNRMRLAIDEGAVSEQQVQNAEDKIRELEAAEFEVGAEQTELAAQLGTTDIAEHPAVELAKQRLRRAYLEYRRREVRAPVAGVVAKRKARVGDSVQPGIALLTIVAVDRLWVEANVPENRIAGIRPGLQAEIRVDAYPDRLYHGRVEGLLPGTGSVFALLPTDNATGNFIHVAERVPVRVVLNNEELAERPLQPGLSTLTRIELVADDRQTPRQSLVDTTAVEYRTMIYDDELAGVEEAIASIVAANRR, from the coding sequence ATGAGCGAAGTCCGCGGACACGGTCCCCGAGCAGCCCTGCGTCGGCGCAATCGGCGTTTGCGGTGGACCTTGATCGCTTGCGTAACGGTCGCGTTGGCTTATGCCGCGCGCGGCTGGTGGCTGGATAGACACTGGGTGAGTACCGACGATGCTTTTGTCGCCGGCCATGTGCTTGGGGTCGAGGCGCAAACGGCGGGTACCGTGGTGGAGATATTGGCCGAGGACACGCAAGCGGTGGCGGCCGGTCAGTTGTTGGTCAGGCTGGATGGTCGGCATGCCGAAATCGGCTTGCGTCAAGCCGAGGCTGAGTTGGCGGATGCGGTTCGGCGGATCGCGGCATTGGCGGCGAAGCGGGACACCTTGCGCCAACGCTTGGCGGTGCGCGGCGCGGCATTGGCGGCGGTCCGTCACGACCTCAACCGTATGCGTTTGGCGATTGACGAGGGCGCGGTATCCGAACAGCAAGTGCAAAATGCCGAAGATAAAATCCGCGAGCTGGAAGCGGCGGAGTTCGAAGTCGGCGCGGAACAAACCGAATTGGCGGCGCAACTCGGAACCACCGACATTGCCGAGCATCCTGCCGTCGAATTAGCCAAGCAACGCTTGCGTCGTGCTTATTTGGAGTACCGGCGTCGGGAAGTCCGCGCGCCCGTCGCAGGTGTCGTCGCCAAACGTAAGGCGAGGGTTGGCGATAGCGTTCAACCGGGCATCGCGCTATTGACCATCGTGGCCGTGGATCGTTTGTGGGTCGAGGCCAATGTGCCGGAAAACCGCATAGCCGGCATTCGTCCGGGTCTGCAGGCCGAAATCCGGGTCGATGCCTATCCGGACCGGCTTTATCACGGTCGCGTGGAGGGTTTGCTACCGGGTACCGGCAGCGTGTTTGCGTTATTGCCGACCGATAACGCGACCGGCAATTTCATACATGTCGCCGAGCGGGTGCCGGTCCGGGTAGTCCTGAACAACGAGGAACTGGCCGAGCGGCCGTTACAGCCGGGATTGTCGACACTGACTCGAATCGAACTGGTTGCCGATGATCGTCAAACTCCCCGACAATCGCTGGTCGATACGACCGCCGTCGAGTATAGAACTATGATTTATGACGACGAGTTAGCCGGGGTAGAAGAGGCGATCGCGTCGATTGTCGCGGCTAACCGGCGGTAG
- a CDS encoding efflux transporter outer membrane subunit: protein MKLAGWVWIVALAGLGGCAQFGDSRPAAEKISLPPMTQTLRDAQTGAWPVSDWWRQFGSPELNRLIETALAENPDLGVAAARLRQARALVDGQAAALYPTVSANVAFSAQRFSANSVQAKLAGEQFRQLLIDPVVLRYHLDLWGRDRAELQQTVDGALASAAELTDAQLMLAGSVARAYFDLVAAEQQRLVGERLLYSRRRLLALAARRRDSGLSGDAPWLNTQIDLGESEASLAATGASVELGRHLLAALAGRGPDWGADIRVEHAAPAWPGLPADLPLHLLARRPDVSAARLRAEAAAEAVHVALTEFYPDVNLIGLAGLHSVSLTDVVFHGSSLAYAVGPSLTFPLFEGGRLRANLADSEAGYDAAVEFYNATLSTAAREVVDAVSRGREAFATAEALVQNLADAERTKRVADILRQTGLSDAAGPLQAAVVVDRLHWRIATAQAARAKAVVALCEALGGGFQEDQVLSVGR, encoded by the coding sequence GTGAAACTCGCCGGCTGGGTTTGGATCGTTGCGCTAGCGGGGTTGGGCGGATGCGCCCAGTTTGGCGATTCCCGGCCGGCCGCCGAGAAAATTTCGCTCCCGCCGATGACGCAAACCTTGCGAGATGCGCAAACCGGCGCTTGGCCGGTATCGGACTGGTGGCGCCAATTCGGCAGTCCGGAACTGAATCGGCTGATCGAAACAGCGTTGGCGGAGAATCCCGACCTGGGTGTTGCCGCCGCTCGTTTGCGGCAGGCGCGGGCGCTGGTCGACGGTCAGGCCGCGGCACTCTATCCGACCGTGAGCGCCAATGTCGCTTTCAGTGCTCAGCGGTTTTCGGCCAACAGCGTTCAGGCGAAACTGGCCGGCGAGCAGTTTCGGCAATTATTAATCGATCCCGTGGTGTTACGGTATCACCTGGATCTTTGGGGTAGGGATCGCGCCGAATTGCAGCAGACCGTGGACGGCGCATTAGCTAGCGCCGCTGAATTGACGGACGCCCAGTTAATGTTGGCAGGTAGTGTGGCCCGAGCCTATTTCGACTTGGTCGCGGCCGAGCAACAACGTTTGGTCGGCGAACGCTTGCTGTACAGTCGCCGGCGGTTGCTGGCCCTGGCGGCCCGTCGGCGCGACAGCGGTTTGAGCGGCGATGCGCCCTGGCTGAACACGCAAATAGACCTCGGCGAATCCGAGGCAAGCTTGGCGGCGACCGGCGCTTCGGTCGAACTCGGGCGGCATTTGCTGGCGGCGTTGGCCGGGCGCGGCCCGGATTGGGGGGCGGATATTCGTGTCGAGCATGCGGCGCCGGCTTGGCCGGGTTTGCCGGCCGATTTGCCGTTGCATTTGCTGGCGCGGCGGCCCGATGTCAGCGCGGCGCGGTTACGTGCCGAGGCGGCTGCGGAAGCCGTGCATGTCGCCCTAACCGAGTTTTATCCGGACGTGAATTTGATCGGCTTGGCGGGCTTGCATAGCGTTAGCCTGACCGACGTGGTATTCCACGGTTCGAGTCTGGCGTACGCGGTTGGGCCGTCGTTGACATTCCCTCTGTTCGAAGGGGGTCGGCTGCGCGCTAATTTGGCCGATAGCGAGGCCGGTTACGACGCGGCGGTCGAGTTTTACAATGCGACATTGTCGACGGCGGCGCGCGAGGTCGTCGATGCCGTGAGCCGTGGCCGTGAGGCGTTCGCCACCGCTGAAGCGCTAGTCCAAAACCTAGCGGATGCAGAACGGACCAAGCGAGTGGCCGACATTTTGCGGCAAACGGGCTTAAGCGATGCCGCCGGTCCGCTTCAGGCCGCCGTTGTCGTCGATAGGCTGCACTGGCGAATTGCGACGGCGCAAGCGGCGCGGGCTAAGGCGGTTGTCGCGTTGTGCGAAGCCTTGGGCGGCGGCTTTCAGGAAGACCAAGTCCTGTCGGTTGGCCGATGA
- a CDS encoding DHA2 family efflux MFS transporter permease subunit: MLRRLRGWRFGLFNACLGLAHALVIFNAGAYIAMLPRVAGGLGIAPSEATWTQTDYMMALALAYPLGAWLVRRVGDYRVLVTALVGFAVASWLCAAADGYARYLAARILLGVCGGISLPAGQTLLLNEYPARGKSVGVGVWSVFTLTPFSLGPPIGGWIADEWGWRCLFWANVPIALSIAGLVAALLYQRKVAVARLRLDGLGLASCVTAWFGLQTLLNRGNDVDWWRADSQIVLGLATLLAFAVWIGRARSTRRPYLDLRLLTHRNFAVGLTVLCAGFLGFQGLLSLLIVQLQLNLGYSSWLAGLVFLPMAVFAKPVAAVMHEIVKRVDARWLASLSLAGFSVCYFWLSRFDDSAAFATLLGPKLLEGACLGGFFVPLTALMLHDLPARRHAAALELAGALRIAAGAIGITLQACVLYRRAPLHAVHYAERLGTDSVAAERAASWWRAAGYTDDRGLARLAKAAARQAAIQGIDDAFWLAGCGFAILAALVWLARPTRVRSALADWRDGREEAVMEENA; encoded by the coding sequence ATGTTAAGACGCCTGCGGGGATGGCGCTTCGGTTTATTCAACGCCTGTTTGGGGTTGGCGCATGCGCTGGTGATTTTCAATGCCGGGGCCTACATCGCCATGTTGCCGCGCGTCGCCGGCGGTTTGGGTATCGCGCCCAGCGAAGCAACCTGGACCCAGACCGACTACATGATGGCACTGGCGCTGGCTTATCCGTTGGGCGCTTGGCTGGTCAGACGCGTCGGCGACTACCGGGTGCTGGTGACGGCCTTGGTCGGTTTTGCCGTTGCATCCTGGTTGTGCGCCGCGGCGGACGGCTACGCGCGCTATCTGGCAGCGCGAATTTTACTCGGCGTTTGTGGCGGCATTTCGCTGCCGGCCGGGCAGACTTTGCTGTTGAACGAATATCCAGCGCGCGGAAAGTCGGTCGGTGTCGGCGTCTGGAGTGTATTTACGCTGACGCCGTTCAGCCTGGGGCCGCCGATCGGCGGCTGGATCGCCGACGAATGGGGGTGGCGCTGCCTGTTTTGGGCGAATGTGCCGATCGCGTTGAGCATTGCCGGCCTGGTCGCGGCCTTGCTATACCAGCGCAAGGTAGCCGTTGCCCGGTTGCGCTTAGATGGGCTGGGGTTGGCGAGTTGCGTTACGGCCTGGTTCGGTTTACAGACTTTATTGAATCGCGGCAACGACGTCGATTGGTGGCGGGCCGATTCGCAAATCGTCTTAGGGCTGGCGACGTTGTTGGCATTCGCGGTCTGGATAGGACGGGCGCGCTCAACTCGCCGACCTTATCTGGATTTACGGCTATTGACCCATCGCAATTTCGCGGTTGGATTGACGGTATTGTGCGCCGGGTTTTTGGGGTTCCAGGGATTGTTGTCGCTGCTGATTGTGCAATTGCAGCTGAATTTGGGCTACTCGTCGTGGTTGGCCGGCCTGGTTTTCTTGCCGATGGCGGTTTTCGCCAAACCGGTCGCGGCGGTGATGCATGAAATCGTCAAGCGCGTGGACGCCCGTTGGCTCGCGAGCTTGAGTCTGGCCGGATTTTCGGTGTGCTATTTTTGGTTGAGCCGCTTCGACGATAGCGCGGCTTTCGCGACGCTGTTGGGGCCGAAATTGCTGGAAGGCGCCTGCTTGGGCGGATTCTTCGTGCCGTTAACCGCGCTGATGCTGCACGATTTACCGGCGCGGCGTCACGCCGCCGCGCTGGAATTGGCCGGCGCGCTACGCATCGCGGCCGGCGCGATCGGTATTACCTTGCAAGCTTGCGTACTTTATCGGCGCGCGCCGCTACATGCCGTTCATTACGCTGAGCGCTTGGGAACCGATAGCGTGGCCGCCGAACGGGCCGCGTCGTGGTGGCGGGCCGCAGGCTATACCGACGATCGGGGCTTGGCCAGGCTGGCGAAAGCCGCCGCGCGGCAAGCGGCGATCCAGGGTATCGACGATGCGTTTTGGCTAGCCGGTTGCGGCTTTGCGATCTTGGCGGCGCTGGTCTGGCTGGCGCGGCCGACGCGGGTGCGCTCGGCGCTGGCCGATTGGCGCGACGGTCGTGAGGAAGCGGTCATGGAGGAAAACGCGTGA
- a CDS encoding LysR family transcriptional regulator — protein MDLYQIKTFLSVAAHGSFQAAAGHLYVTQSTVSIRIQRLEAELGAALFVRNRAGAALTSQGQRFLPHAQSLLLTFEQARHDIGLPSRFRASIAIGARVGLWQAVLPDWIGEIRRTIPDIAIRGEIGFEDDLMRGLIQGRIDIGMMYTPQHSAGLLIEHLFDETLILLASEPDRRWPDPDYVYVDWGPAFYTKHANCFPDLEGPAQRVNIGWLAAQLVSRNGGSCFLPERIAAPLVAAGRLFPLANSPSFTLPAYMVSARAADHDILRQVVDLLRAAALRERHGDGRDRAEPA, from the coding sequence ATGGATCTCTACCAAATCAAGACTTTCTTAAGCGTGGCCGCCCACGGTAGTTTTCAGGCAGCGGCCGGGCATTTGTACGTCACCCAATCGACGGTCAGCATTCGCATTCAGCGCCTGGAAGCCGAACTGGGGGCCGCGTTGTTCGTGCGCAACCGCGCCGGCGCCGCGCTGACTAGCCAAGGCCAGCGATTTCTGCCACATGCGCAAAGCCTGTTACTGACCTTCGAACAAGCCCGCCACGACATCGGCCTACCCAGCCGGTTTCGAGCCAGCATCGCGATCGGCGCCCGCGTCGGGCTGTGGCAAGCGGTGCTGCCGGATTGGATAGGCGAGATACGCCGGACGATTCCGGACATCGCGATCCGCGGCGAAATCGGTTTCGAAGACGACTTGATGCGCGGCCTGATCCAGGGCCGCATCGATATCGGCATGATGTACACGCCGCAACACAGCGCCGGCCTGCTGATCGAGCATTTGTTCGACGAAACCTTGATCTTGCTGGCTAGCGAGCCGGATCGGCGCTGGCCCGACCCGGACTATGTCTACGTCGATTGGGGTCCGGCGTTTTATACCAAACACGCCAACTGTTTCCCCGATCTGGAAGGACCGGCCCAGCGCGTTAACATCGGCTGGCTGGCCGCGCAACTGGTGTCGCGTAACGGCGGCTCCTGCTTTCTGCCGGAGCGGATCGCCGCGCCGCTGGTCGCGGCCGGCCGCTTGTTTCCACTGGCGAACAGCCCCAGTTTCACTCTACCGGCTTATATGGTGTCCGCCCGCGCCGCCGACCACGACATACTGCGGCAAGTGGTGGACCTACTCCGGGCCGCGGCGCTCCGCGAGCGGCACGGGGACGGCCGCGACCGCGCCGAGCCGGCTTAA
- a CDS encoding 2Fe-2S iron-sulfur cluster-binding protein has translation MAEIKISFNGRQALCGAGETVLDAFLRDGIEIDNGCRQGVCHACLVRSLDGPPPAAAQVGLKPALQREDYLLACLCRPERDMRLGLGGAAAGYTAAEVVEKRNLNAQTLWLALECEHPLAYYAGQFVNLRRADGLIRSYSIANSRNSTRLTFHIRRLAGGRFSEWAHRELAVGDRIDVSDPQGFCYYLADLPAANLLLIGTGSGLAPLAGIVEEALHNGHRGQIRLYHGSRDVEGLYWLDEMRDLARAHANFHYTPCVSRGDVPSGIAAGRANDVAMAELPGLRDWRVYLCGHPDMVDRAKRQAYLSGAALADIHSDAFHVASPTLD, from the coding sequence ATGGCGGAAATCAAGATTAGCTTCAACGGCCGCCAGGCACTGTGCGGTGCCGGCGAAACGGTGCTGGATGCGTTTCTGCGTGACGGCATCGAGATCGATAACGGTTGTCGGCAAGGCGTATGTCATGCCTGTCTGGTGCGCAGTCTAGACGGCCCGCCGCCCGCCGCCGCGCAAGTCGGGTTGAAGCCGGCGCTGCAACGCGAAGACTATTTGCTGGCCTGTTTGTGCCGGCCCGAGCGCGATATGCGTTTGGGATTGGGTGGCGCGGCGGCGGGCTACACTGCGGCGGAGGTCGTCGAAAAGCGCAATCTGAATGCGCAGACGCTGTGGCTGGCCTTGGAATGCGAGCATCCGCTGGCATATTACGCCGGCCAATTCGTCAATTTGCGCCGCGCCGACGGTTTGATCCGCAGTTATTCGATCGCCAATAGCCGAAATTCGACCCGCCTGACTTTTCATATCCGCCGCTTGGCCGGAGGCCGCTTCAGCGAATGGGCGCATCGCGAACTGGCGGTCGGCGATCGGATCGACGTTTCCGATCCGCAAGGCTTTTGTTACTACCTGGCGGACTTGCCGGCGGCCAATCTGTTGCTGATCGGTACCGGCAGCGGTTTGGCGCCGCTGGCCGGGATTGTCGAGGAAGCCTTGCATAACGGCCATCGCGGGCAAATTCGGCTGTATCACGGTAGCCGAGACGTCGAGGGCCTGTACTGGCTGGATGAAATGCGCGACTTGGCGCGAGCCCACGCCAATTTCCATTACACGCCGTGCGTGTCGCGCGGCGATGTGCCGTCAGGCATCGCTGCCGGCCGGGCTAACGACGTGGCAATGGCGGAATTGCCGGGTTTGCGCGATTGGCGTGTGTATTTGTGTGGCCATCCCGACATGGTGGATCGCGCCAAGCGGCAGGCTTATTTGAGTGGCGCGGCGCTGGCCGATATCCACAGCGACGCGTTTCACGTCGCATCGCCGACCTTGGATTAA
- a CDS encoding group 1 truncated hemoglobin — MSAAISLYEQLGGEAAVNAAVDIFYRKVLSDHRINRFFDNTDIDKQAAKQKAFLTMAFGGPNHYNGADMRRAHAHLVEKLGLDDTHFDAVMEHLGSTLRELNVPADLIARAAAIAESTRSDVLNR; from the coding sequence ATGAGCGCAGCGATTTCTTTGTATGAACAATTGGGTGGCGAAGCGGCCGTCAATGCCGCCGTCGATATTTTTTACCGCAAGGTGTTGAGCGATCACCGGATCAATCGCTTCTTCGACAACACCGACATCGACAAGCAGGCAGCCAAGCAGAAAGCCTTTTTGACGATGGCTTTCGGCGGTCCCAACCATTACAACGGCGCCGACATGCGGCGGGCGCACGCCCATCTGGTCGAAAAACTGGGCCTGGACGATACCCACTTCGACGCGGTGATGGAACACTTGGGCTCAACCTTGCGGGAGTTGAACGTGCCGGCCGACTTGATCGCGCGAGCCGCGGCGATTGCCGAAAGTACCCGCAGCGACGTGTTGAACCGTTGA
- a CDS encoding HTH domain-containing protein → MNVLIGSRQEQILTLLLDAPSGLCIDELAAALGISRNAVKQHLAGLEKDQLIREAAWNSTGGRPSRSYGLTEAGRNRLPKQYAWFSTLLLDQLRNELGEAGLRRLMWRTGENLAETLAPRFAGKSLAERTAALVELMQSLGYHANLEDDTGQIRAINCVYHDMAQRHPELCEFDRALIATLLERPIEQTACMAKQDCTCRFKCLAPPD, encoded by the coding sequence ATGAACGTTTTAATCGGCTCCCGCCAGGAACAAATTCTGACTCTGTTATTAGATGCGCCTTCGGGCCTGTGCATCGACGAACTGGCGGCCGCGTTGGGGATTTCGCGCAACGCGGTCAAACAGCATCTGGCCGGACTCGAAAAAGACCAACTGATCCGCGAGGCAGCCTGGAACAGCACCGGCGGCCGGCCGTCGCGCAGTTACGGTTTGACCGAGGCCGGCCGAAATCGGCTACCCAAGCAATACGCCTGGTTCAGTACCTTACTGCTGGACCAACTGCGCAACGAATTGGGCGAAGCCGGTTTACGCCGCTTGATGTGGCGAACCGGCGAAAATCTGGCCGAGACCTTGGCCCCTCGCTTTGCCGGTAAGAGTCTCGCCGAACGCACCGCCGCGCTAGTCGAATTGATGCAGTCGCTGGGTTATCACGCCAATCTCGAAGACGACACCGGCCAAATTAGAGCCATCAACTGCGTCTACCACGACATGGCTCAGCGCCACCCGGAATTGTGCGAGTTCGACCGGGCATTAATCGCAACCTTGCTGGAACGGCCGATCGAGCAAACCGCTTGCATGGCAAAGCAAGATTGCACATGCCGATTCAAGTGCTTGGCGCCGCCGGATTAG